The Paenibacillus sp. FSL R7-0345 DNA segment ACTGCTTCGTCTGCAGCATCCGCTTGCGCAGCCCCTGCCGGTTCCGGCGCCTGTCCGGGGGCTTCCGGTCCCCAGTCCATCCGCACTGGGGCTTTCGCATGGGCCAGCAGCTTCGCGGAGATATCACCTAATGTCCGCTGTGTTCCGGAGTCGATCCGGTAGACTGTTCCTTCCGAACCAAAGCGGAGAATAGAATCGTAAGCCCGCACGGCATCGCGCACATCCAGAAAGTCGCGCAGTGCCTGCCGTGAGGAGAGCCGGAAGGCCTGCGGCGCATCAGCCCCGCCGGCTGCTGCTGCTTCACTTTCCACAATATGCTGTGCCAGCAGGGAGCAGAAGCCGGTGGAGGGGCCGGGGCCAATCAGGTTGCAGGGCTCTGCCAGCAGAACCGGCTGTTTGAACAGGGTCCCCCAGGCGAGGGATACCAGCTCCTCCAGTGTTTTGCTGAGGCTGTAGGGATGGGGCGGACCGGCGGCGGTTCCCGGCTGGTACTTCAGCCGGGAGCCTGCAACCAGAATCCGTCCTGCCGGGCGTGCCCGGAGTGCTTCCAGCAGATACAGTGTCGCCATCACGTTCGTCTCCATGTAGAGCAGCGGGTCCTGCCATGATTCCGGGACAGAGTTGCGGCCGGCCAGATGCAGCACCTCATCCGGCTCTGCCTCGGCAACCATCGCCGCCACAGCCCGGCGGTCGCTCAGGTCACAGACCTGCTGCTTCACTCCTTCCGGCCAGTTGACCCCGGCGGACGGACGGCGTACCACAGCGGTAACCTCTGCTCCGGCGGCGTGGAAGTAACGGACAGCATGCGCACCGGTAAAACCCGCGGCTCCGGTGATCAGCAGCCTCCGCGCCTTCATGTGTACATCGCGGACTGGTTCATCCAGTCAGCCAGTTCTTGGAGCATTACAGGATATGCAGGCAATTCAAAATGAACATCAGCTCTTGTACTCACGAGTGTGCGGTCCTGAACATGAACGGAATCCGGAATGATTTCTACATCGTTTTTATCGAAGGCTTGCTGCATATGGCGCAGCAGCTCATATTTGCTAAGCGGCTGCGGGTGGGCCAGATGAATCAGGCCGGACACCGGCGAATCCAGCATCCGCTCTACCGCTTTGGCCAGCTCCAGTGTCGTAACCCCGTTCCACATCACCCGCTCATAGCCGGACACCGGCCCCTTCTGGGCCAGAAACCATTCCATCAGCCCGATGCCGCCGCTGCGGATCTCCGGACCGATGATCGAGGTGCGGATGGTCAGATGGCCGGGGGCGCGGACTTCACCGAGGCTCTTGGTGATGGCATAGACCGAGGTGCCGTCGGCAGCATCCTCTTCCGTGTAACCGCCGCGTGTCCCCTCGAACACGCAGTCGGTGCTGATATGAATCAGCCGGGCACCCGCAGCATCTGCAGCCCGGCGCAGCCGGTGCGGCAGAAAGCCGTTCACATGATAGGCCGTAACCCGGTCAAGCTCGGCAAAATGATTAAGGACACCCATTGCATTAATAATGCAATGGGGTGATACGATTTCAACCAGCTTCTCAACACCGGCAATATCGTCGGCATCGACATACAGCCCGCCAAGATCACTCTTATCCCGGGTTGTATGGAAGACATGATGTGTGCCCTGGCGGCGAAAATACGCCGCCAGCATATGACCCGCCATACCGTTTCCGCCGAGGATAAGCAGCTTCATTGCAGGAACCCTCCCCGGATCAGAATATCCTTGATCTCCTCCTGATCCATCAGGTTATTCTCCGAGCTGAAGCTGTTGAAGGAGACATGCGGATAGCTCTTGTAGTGGGCCTTCAGCTCCGGCATATCCAGCGTCGGAAGAATCACCAGGTACTGCTCATCGTAGACAACGGTCGTCAGGCTCTCGAAATCACTCATCAGAATTTCATGGATCTTTTCACCCGGCCGGATGCCTGCCTCGATGATGCTGACATCACTTCTGCCGGAGGCTTCAATCAGCACCTCAGCCAGATCAACAATCTTGCAGGTCGGCATGGTCATGACGAAGATTTCGCCGCCGAGGCTGACTTCAGACGCTTTGAACAGCAGGGTGATGGCATCGCGCAGGGTGAAGAAGAACCGGGTCATATTCATATCGGTAATCCGGACCTGGCCTTTATCCCGGATCTGCTTCATGAACAGGTGAACGACACTGCCGTTCGTTCCCAGCACGTTGCCGCCGCGTACCGTTACGAACCGGGTGCGGGAGCCGAGCAGATTGGCGTAGACGAACAGCTTTTCGCCGATGGCTTTGGTCATGCCGTAGAAGTTGGACGGATTGGCTGCTTTGTCTGTGGAGATGTAGATCGCTTTTTCCACATTGTTGGCGATGGCCGCTTCGATGACGTTCTGGGTACCGACCACGTTGGTTTTCAGCGCTTCATACGGCTGATCCTCGCAGACCGGAACATGCTTCAGCGCAGCCAGATGGAATACATAATCCACTCCGCGGCAGGCTGCAACCAGCGCTTCCTTGTCACGGATATCCCCGATTACGAAGCTGAGGCGGTTATCTTCAAATTCGCGGCTCATTGCCACCTGTGCAGATTCACTGCGGGAAAAAACGATGATCTCCTTGGGATTTTGCGGCAGCAGCTGCCGGATAAGCTCATGCCCCCAGGAACCGGTGCCGCCGGTGACCATAATCCGTTTATTATTAAACATGCAGGTTCCCTCCAAGCAAAAATTTAACTACCTTGGCCGAGACATCCGGGGTCAAATAGCCTTCCGGTGCCTCCCATTTCGGACTCAGCGACGTCATCAGCCGGACACTGCGCAGAATGCTGTTCTGCTCCACTCCCGACACTACATTGCTTCCGCAATCCACCGTCTCCGGACGTTCTGTCGTCCGGCGGATCGTTACGGTCGGCACTCCCATCAGGCAGCATTCCTCCTGTACAGTTCCGCTGTCGGTGATTGCACAGAGGGCATGCTGCTCCAGATGGACGAAATCAAAAAATCCGAAAGGCTCATGGAATTCTACCAGCGGGTTCATGGTCAGCGGGAACTGCTCTGTCAGCTTGGAACGGGTACGGGGATGGATGCTGCAGATCAGGCGGAGGCCAAACTGCTCAGCCACCAGGTTAAGGCCTGACATGATCTGCACCAGCGACTCAGGATCATCCACATTCTCCGCCCGGTGGGCTGTAACGAGGAAGTACTGGCCGGAGGTCAGTTCCAGGCGGGATAAAATATCGCTGCTGCTGATCTGCGTCTGATAGTGCGTAATCACTTCATGGATCGGGTTGCCGGTAAGCACGATACGCTGGCTCGGAAAACCCTCGCTGACCAGATGGCGTTTGCTCTGCTGTGTATATGGCATATTAATGGTGGAAACGGCGTCGATGACACGGCGGTTTTTCTCTTCGGGCACTTTCAGGTCGTAACAGCGGTTGCCCGCCTCCATGTGGACTACCGGAATGCCCATCCGCTCAGCGAGAATAGCGCACAGTGCGCTGTTCGTATCGCCAAGCAGCAGCACCCGGTCCGGCTGCTCCTTCAGCAGGATGCCTTCCAGGCTGCCGAACATGGCCGCCATCTGGCCGCCCAGTCCCGCCTGCTTATCCTGCAGCACATAGTCCGGTGCCCGCAGGCCAAGCTCTGCGAAGAACACCCCGCTGAGGCTGGCCGTGAAATTCTGGCCGGTATGCACCAGCACATGCCGTTCCGCATGCTTATCCAGCAGCGGTATGATGACGCTGAGCCGGATAATTTCGGGCCGTGTGCCCAAAATCGTCATGATCTTCATGGGTTCACTCCCTTTGATGTTGACCCTGCCTATGGTGGGCAGGGTGGTGTTAGGGTCTGAGTAAGGCAAGGCCCTCGGGTGGCTGCGAGGGACGCAGCCTCGCTAAAGCCACGGGCCTGCGAGGGGCGCGGCCTCGCTAAAGCCACAGGCCTGCGAGGGGCGCAGCCTCGCTAAAGGCACAAGCCTGCGAGGGGCGCAGCCTCGCTAAAGACACAGGCCTAGCGGCTGCGCTTCCGCCGCCCGGCCTTCCTGCCGCGGTGCCTGCGTCCGCGGCTGCTCTTCCGGCGCGCGCTGCCGCCCGCGCGCCGCTTGCGGCCCGGGCGCTTGCCGCGGCGCGCCCGGGTCTTGGCGCGGCTCAGCCTGCCGCGCCGGAGTTTCGCGCGCCGCAGCCGTGCTGCGCGGCGCGCCTTGGCCGGCGGCGGGGCTGTGCGCGCCGCCGGTTCGCTCCCGCCCGGTGCCTGCGGCACGGGCATGGCTGGGGTAGCGCCGCCGGGCTCAGGCGGCGCCAGGCAGTAGCGGAGCTGCCAGCGCTCCGCGAGGCCGAGCAGGCGCGCGCGGTAAGCCGCCGGTCCGTAGACGGCGTCGATACGCTCGCGCGCCTGACTGCCGGTGGCGGCGGCAAGGCCCGGCTCCGCCAGCAGGGCATTCACGCGCGCGGCGAGGGCACCGATGTCCGCCGCCGGGGCGAGCAGGCCGCCGCAGCCTGCGGCCTGCAGCACTTCGCACAAGCCGCCGGAGTCATAGGCAACAACCGGCTTGCCAAAAGCCATGCCTTCCAGCGCCGTCATGCCAAACCCCTCACGGATCAAGCTGGGAACCACCAGCAGATCCATGGCACAGTAAGCGGAGGGCAGTGAATCCTCGTACCCGTAAAATTTGAAGCGGGAGGTCAGCCCCTCCAGCTTCACCTTGCGTACACAGCGCTCGTAGTAGCTTTTATCTCCAGGAGTGCCGATGACCACATATTTCGCTTCGGGGTGCTGTTCGCTGACCAGAACAGCCATTTTCACAAAATGCTCCAGACCTTTTTCTTTATTAATGAAGGAAGAAATATAGCCGATCAGCAGCTCGCCAGGGGCAATCCGCAGCTCCCGCCGCCGTTCGCTGCGCAGTGTGCTCCAGGCCGCCATCAGCAGCTCCTGGTCATTCCAGGAAGGCGGAAGCTGTGTCACCTTGCTGTCGCGGATCTCCTGCGGGAAGCATGCCGCCGCCGTATGGGAGATTGCCAGGATCTCATCACTGTTCCTGTGGATCAGGTCCACGCTGATTCCGGTGTATTCGTTATCTGTAATCGTCTCGGAAATCTTCCACACTACCGGAATGCCCAGCGACTTCGCCGCCAGTGCCGGCAGGGCATGCACACAGGTGCTGGAAATAATGAACGCCGGCCGGAGCGCAGCAAGCCAGTCTTTCAGCTCCAGGTATTCGCGGCCCTCCTGAAATTTGCGGATATCCGCCTCAAGCCCGGCATACGGGGTATACATTCCGTAGACCAGCGGGATCGGAATTACCTGCACATTCAGGCCGGCCCTGCGGGCCTGCTGAGTCAGCTTGCCGTCTTGGGGTGCTACGAGAATACAATTGAAGTAACAGGACAGCTCGCGGGCGAAGAACAGCAGCAGCTTCTCTGCACCCGTGATGCTGCGGGTATTGGATACGTGGGAAAAGAGGACGATTGCAGCTTTGTCGGCCATGGTGTTTCGGCGCTCCCTGGCAAGGGGCCTCGAGCAGCCATTCACCTCCTTCAAAGTTTTACGAAGCATTGGCTGCAGAGCTTTTCTTCGCAGTAAAACTCGCTTCGAAAGCATACGCTTAGGTTTACGAAGCATCAGCTACAGGGCACTTCTTCGCAGTAAAACTCGCTTCGAAAGCATACGCTTAGGTTTAAACTTACCGTCCGCCGCAGAGGGCGGGTGCCAAGGTCCAGTACTCAGTATATTGAGGGGGAACAGATGCCGGCACGACACCTGTCCCCCGGTAAACGCACATTTTTATGGGGCATACTTCCGTGCAGCAGCGCTTATCCGTAGATGACAGTCAGCAGCTGATGCAGGCGCCGCGTGTAGGTGTGATCCTTCAGCGTCCGCTCAAAAGCACGCAGGGCCATGTTCCGGCGCTCCTCCTCGTGAGTCAGGTA contains these protein-coding regions:
- a CDS encoding SDR family oxidoreductase translates to MKLLILGGNGMAGHMLAAYFRRQGTHHVFHTTRDKSDLGGLYVDADDIAGVEKLVEIVSPHCIINAMGVLNHFAELDRVTAYHVNGFLPHRLRRAADAAGARLIHISTDCVFEGTRGGYTEEDAADGTSVYAITKSLGEVRAPGHLTIRTSIIGPEIRSGGIGLMEWFLAQKGPVSGYERVMWNGVTTLELAKAVERMLDSPVSGLIHLAHPQPLSKYELLRHMQQAFDKNDVEIIPDSVHVQDRTLVSTRADVHFELPAYPVMLQELADWMNQSAMYT
- the wecB gene encoding UDP-N-acetylglucosamine 2-epimerase (non-hydrolyzing), giving the protein MKIMTILGTRPEIIRLSVIIPLLDKHAERHVLVHTGQNFTASLSGVFFAELGLRAPDYVLQDKQAGLGGQMAAMFGSLEGILLKEQPDRVLLLGDTNSALCAILAERMGIPVVHMEAGNRCYDLKVPEEKNRRVIDAVSTINMPYTQQSKRHLVSEGFPSQRIVLTGNPIHEVITHYQTQISSSDILSRLELTSGQYFLVTAHRAENVDDPESLVQIMSGLNLVAEQFGLRLICSIHPRTRSKLTEQFPLTMNPLVEFHEPFGFFDFVHLEQHALCAITDSGTVQEECCLMGVPTVTIRRTTERPETVDCGSNVVSGVEQNSILRSVRLMTSLSPKWEAPEGYLTPDVSAKVVKFLLGGNLHV
- a CDS encoding polysaccharide biosynthesis protein, which gives rise to MFNNKRIMVTGGTGSWGHELIRQLLPQNPKEIIVFSRSESAQVAMSREFEDNRLSFVIGDIRDKEALVAACRGVDYVFHLAALKHVPVCEDQPYEALKTNVVGTQNVIEAAIANNVEKAIYISTDKAANPSNFYGMTKAIGEKLFVYANLLGSRTRFVTVRGGNVLGTNGSVVHLFMKQIRDKGQVRITDMNMTRFFFTLRDAITLLFKASEVSLGGEIFVMTMPTCKIVDLAEVLIEASGRSDVSIIEAGIRPGEKIHEILMSDFESLTTVVYDEQYLVILPTLDMPELKAHYKSYPHVSFNSFSSENNLMDQEEIKDILIRGGFLQ
- a CDS encoding NAD(P)-dependent oxidoreductase; its protein translation is MKARRLLITGAAGFTGAHAVRYFHAAGAEVTAVVRRPSAGVNWPEGVKQQVCDLSDRRAVAAMVAEAEPDEVLHLAGRNSVPESWQDPLLYMETNVMATLYLLEALRARPAGRILVAGSRLKYQPGTAAGPPHPYSLSKTLEELVSLAWGTLFKQPVLLAEPCNLIGPGPSTGFCSLLAQHIVESEAAAAGGADAPQAFRLSSRQALRDFLDVRDAVRAYDSILRFGSEGTVYRIDSGTQRTLGDISAKLLAHAKAPVRMDWGPEAPGQAPEPAGAAQADAADEAVENAAALGWKPEISLEQSLKEIVDYCRSGREGRLS
- a CDS encoding glycosyltransferase family 4 protein, encoding MADKAAIVLFSHVSNTRSITGAEKLLLFFARELSCYFNCILVAPQDGKLTQQARRAGLNVQVIPIPLVYGMYTPYAGLEADIRKFQEGREYLELKDWLAALRPAFIISSTCVHALPALAAKSLGIPVVWKISETITDNEYTGISVDLIHRNSDEILAISHTAAACFPQEIRDSKVTQLPPSWNDQELLMAAWSTLRSERRRELRIAPGELLIGYISSFINKEKGLEHFVKMAVLVSEQHPEAKYVVIGTPGDKSYYERCVRKVKLEGLTSRFKFYGYEDSLPSAYCAMDLLVVPSLIREGFGMTALEGMAFGKPVVAYDSGGLCEVLQAAGCGGLLAPAADIGALAARVNALLAEPGLAAATGSQARERIDAVYGPAAYRARLLGLAERWQLRYCLAPPEPGGATPAMPVPQAPGGSEPAARTAPPPAKARRAARLRRAKLRRGRLSRAKTRARRGKRPGRKRRAGGSARRKSSRGRRHRGRKAGRRKRSR